From the genome of Nicotiana sylvestris chromosome 2, ASM39365v2, whole genome shotgun sequence, one region includes:
- the LOC104235632 gene encoding uncharacterized protein, protein MALQILGKVSSRVRLFVIGALDSQVDIYNKIIRINVKWQPPPRGWFKVNIDGTFKSNYLEGGISGVICDYKGQWRTGYHKKIQATSPIKTELQAFRHALQLIIREHIFPIEVETDATEVIRFLQDDYPTYNNLIYECRRLMEEASRQGTITLKHSFREGNMMAHLLAKAALVQRSYNKLCIYVLPPEFVIDVYDKDQDGYIYVRSCSRDQCGHIIALGNDNALQGIILAYDGICINDNVNGHDP, encoded by the exons ATGGCACTTCAAATACTTGGAAAAGTCTCTTCAAGGGTTAGACTGTTTGTAATAGGGGCATTAGATAGCCA GGTCGATATTTACAACAAAATCATAAGGATTAATGTAAAATGGCAGCCACCACCAAGAGGTTGGTTTAAGGTTAATATTGATGGTACCTTCAAAAGCAACTATCTGGAAGGAGGTATAAGCGGAGTCATTTGTGATTACAAGGGACAATGGCGGACAGGATACCACAAGAAAATTCAAGCAACATCACCAATAAAAACAGAACTTCAAGCATTTCGGCATGCACTTCAACTAATTATCAGGGAACACATATTCCCAATTGAAGTAGAAACTGATGCCACAGAGGTCATACGTTTTCTTCAGGATGATTACCCAACTTACAATAACTTAATTTATGAATGCAGACGGTTAATGGAAGAGGCATCGAGGCAGGGGACAATCACATTGAAGCATAGCTTCCGTGAAGGGAATATGATGGCTCATCTTTTGGCGAAAGCAGCACTAGTGCAACGTAGCTACAATAAATTATGTATCTATGTTTTACCACCTGAATTTGTTATAGATGTCTATGACAAAGATCAGGATGGATATATATATGTTAGAAGTTGTTCTAGGGACCAATGTGGTCATATAATTGCTTTAGGTAATGACAATGCCTTACAAGGCATAATATTAGCCTATGATGGCATATGTATTAATGACAATGTTAACGGGCATGATCCCTAG